DNA sequence from the Chitinivibrionales bacterium genome:
GCATGCGGATTCTTCTCGTCATTTATATTCTGTGGCTCAGGGACATGAAACGCTTCATGCGGTCGCCGTCGCGCATCGTGGGCAGCGTCACGCTTCCGCTGCTCACGCTCGTGGCGCTCGGCGCGGGCTTCGGCCGAATGCCGATTCCCGGCATGAATTCGCCGAACTACCTTTCGTTCCTTGTGCCGGGCATGGTGGGGATGACCATCCTGTTCGGCGGCGTGTTTTCCGGCATGTCGGTCTTGTGGGACCGCCAGTACGGGTTTCTCAAGGAAATCATGGTGGCGCCGGTGCCGCGGGTCGCCATTGTTGTCGGCCGCATCACCAGCGGCAGCACGACCGGCGTGATCCAGGCCTCGGTCATCGCGCTCATGGCGACGTTTCTCGGTTTTGCGCTTCCGTCCCTGCCCGGTTTTCTCCTTGCGCTGGTGTTCATGATCTTCATCTCGGTTATTTTTACGGGCATCGGCCTGGTGTTCGCCTCGCGCATGAAGGACGAGCAGGGGTTCGGGCTGATCATGAATTTTCTCATCCTGCCGTTTCTGTTTCTTTCCGGCGCCTTTGCGCCCATCGGAAATCTGCCCGCGTGGGTGCGGACATTCTCCTATATCGATCCGCTCACCTACGGTGTGGAGGGCCTGCGCGCAGCCTTGCTCGGCTCTTCCGCGATCCCCCTCGTGCTGAGCTTCTCGGTGTGCGCGGCGTGCGCTTTGATGCTGGTGCTTGTCGGCGCGTGGTTCTTCGAGACGAGCGAAGCGGTGTGAGAAGTTATAGCGGAAAGCGTTGACGGGTTAAGAGCTGAGACAAGAAAATACGGTTCAAAGTGAAGATTTTACGGAGGTGAATGTTGTTCCGTTAGCCTGCAACTTGGAACGCGGAACTTTTTTTAACGCTTCTTTTTCTTTTCTTTTTTAATCCCCTTTTTGTTTTCCGGATAGCCGACAGGAATCACCTTGCGCGTTGTATCCTTTAGCGTGCTGTCGGCCGTGGAATCCCGGGGCGGGGGAAGGCCGGAAAGCTGGGTGTATCCCGAATCATCGAGCATGTGCCTGCGGTAAAGGTTGTTTGCCATCACCACGACCCGCTTCTGGATGAACGCGCTCTTGTCGTTGAGCGGGGAGACCCTGCTCGGCATCGCAAGGACCGCGGCGAGACGGGAAGCCTCGTTCAAGGTGAGGCGCGAGCACGGCTTTTTAAAATATGCCTGCGAGGCCGCCTCGCACCCGAAAATATTGTCGCCCCACTCGGCATAGTTCAGGTATAGTTCCAGTATTCTGTTTTTGTCAAGGTATTTCTCCAGAAGAAGGGTGTAGCCCATCTCCTTCGCCTTGCGCACGAAATTTTTTTCGTGGTCGCAGAAAAGGTTTTTCGCGAGCTGCTGGGTGATGGTGCTCGCGCCGCGGGCAATGCGGTTCTTGTCCTTGTTGTATTCGAACGCCTCCAGAATCGCCTCGATGTCGAACCCCGGGTGCGTGTAAAAACCGTCGTCCTCGGCCGCGACCACCGCGTTCTGCAACGACCGCGAAATGGAATCGAGCGGCACGAAACGCTGCAGCAGCGTGTCGGGTTTCTTCTGGGCCCGGAGCGCGGCGCGGTACCGCTTCATGTATTCGGTCTGCGACGGGTTGTGGTCAACGAGAAATTTCACGTCGCGGAACGGCTTCGAGACCAGGAAATACCCGTAAACGATGAGGACGGTGCCGGCAAGGGAAAACACCACGGCGTAGGTGAGAAGAAGTGCTTTGATGATGCGCCAAAAAAAATATAAAATCTTTGATAAATATTTTACCATGATGGTATAATGTTTCTTAAGACGGGAAAGAACCCGCATATCCGGCGCGTGATGGAAAAAGCACCTAAAAATAGTACTTTGCTGTGGTGCCGGAGAGAAATTAGTTGTTCCGAATCGATTGCTTTTGAAAGGGGACAAGGATAATGCAGACCAATACTCACGGCATGATAAGCCTTTTTCTCATTTTCATGGCCATTGCCGTTGCATTGGGTGCCGTGGTGCTGAAGTCGCCCCTTTTCGCGCTCATCTATCTCGGCATCTGCGCAATATGTTTTCTGAACATTGTTTTTTCGTATTGCGCAAAATGCCCGTGCAGGGAAAAAGACTGCAGCCACGGGTTTTTGGGATCGCTCACGAAAATCATGCCCAAACGGAAGGAAGGCCCGTACACTTTTATTGACATTCTTTCCACGCTCATCTCCATCGGCGCGATTCTGATGATACCACACCTGTGGCTCGTGTACAACATTCCGTCGCTCATACTGTTCTGGCTGCTCATCATCGTTGCCGCGCTCGAAATCATTTTTCTCGTGTGCCCGGACTGCGCCAACAAGAATTGCTATTTGTGCCCGGGAAAAAGCAAATCGGTAAAAAAGTTTTCCGCATAACGGTTTCCGAATTCTCTCCACGCGGTGTGTTATGAAAGAATTCCAGCGTTACTGGTATATCGCATGCTGCGCCGTATTCTGCATTTTTAATTCCGCCATGGCGCAGAACGAGTGCCAGAACTGGCAGGCCAATCACAGCGACTGGATCTTCTGCGACGATTTCGAGGACACCGGCTCCCTGGTGAAACCGGGAAGGTATTTTGAATACGACAGCAATGCCGGTGACTTTGTCCCGAAACCGGGCCTCGGCGTCAACGGCTCGCGCGGCATGCAGGTGCGGTGGCAGGCGGGCGAGGTGGGCGCGGGGAGCATCAAGCTTTCGTTCGGCAGGAACCCGAACGCCTACATGAATAAACAGAACATACGGCCTACCCAGGATTTCAGGGAAATTTATTACCGCATGTACCTCAAGATGCAGACCGGCTGGCAGGGGAGCCCGGCCAAGCTTTCGCGCGCCACGTGCTTTACTTCCGCGAACGACTGGCGCCAGGCCATGATCGCCCATCTGTGGAGCGACGACAGCGCGCACCTGCTCATCGACCCCGCGAGCTGCGTGAACGCCGCGGGCGTCGTGCAATGCACCACCTACAACGATTTCAACCACCTTACCTGGCTGGGCAACAAGAGCGGCATTACGCCGCTGTTCGCCACCAGCAACAGCGGCAAATGGTTCTGCATCGAGGCGCACGTGAAGCTCAACGACCCCGGGGTCGCAAACGGCGTCCAGGAGTTCTGGATCGACGGCAACCTCGAGGCGCGGCGGGAAGGCCTCAATTT
Encoded proteins:
- the mtgA gene encoding monofunctional biosynthetic peptidoglycan transglycosylase, which produces MVKYLSKILYFFWRIIKALLLTYAVVFSLAGTVLIVYGYFLVSKPFRDVKFLVDHNPSQTEYMKRYRAALRAQKKPDTLLQRFVPLDSISRSLQNAVVAAEDDGFYTHPGFDIEAILEAFEYNKDKNRIARGASTITQQLAKNLFCDHEKNFVRKAKEMGYTLLLEKYLDKNRILELYLNYAEWGDNIFGCEAASQAYFKKPCSRLTLNEASRLAAVLAMPSRVSPLNDKSAFIQKRVVVMANNLYRRHMLDDSGYTQLSGLPPPRDSTADSTLKDTTRKVIPVGYPENKKGIKKEKKKKR
- a CDS encoding ABC transporter permease; translated protein: MRILLVIYILWLRDMKRFMRSPSRIVGSVTLPLLTLVALGAGFGRMPIPGMNSPNYLSFLVPGMVGMTILFGGVFSGMSVLWDRQYGFLKEIMVAPVPRVAIVVGRITSGSTTGVIQASVIALMATFLGFALPSLPGFLLALVFMIFISVIFTGIGLVFASRMKDEQGFGLIMNFLILPFLFLSGAFAPIGNLPAWVRTFSYIDPLTYGVEGLRAALLGSSAIPLVLSFSVCAACALMLVLVGAWFFETSEAV